A region of Paractinoplanes abujensis DNA encodes the following proteins:
- a CDS encoding ROK family protein, whose product MAEPGGHATPAQHRVVVALDVGGTGMKCALVRPDGTVHHTERHPTLAERGPEAVLGTILDVAEGLATRARADGLEPVAAGVAVPGVVDEENGLAVWSSNVGFRDVPVRARLSERLGLPAVLGHDVRVGGTAEARLGAGRGHRHVLFVAIGTGIAAALIVDGVGYGGGHGAAGEVGHIVVRPGGPLCPCGQRGCLESLASARAIGLRYAELAGVPGATALDVVTRAGAGDALARTVWREAIEALADGMVIAQALYDVGVFVIGGGLAEARHELLHPLEQAFRERITFHRPPEFVRAGLGDEAGCIGSALLALDHLEKTQ is encoded by the coding sequence GTGGCAGAGCCAGGAGGCCATGCCACGCCTGCTCAGCACCGCGTGGTGGTCGCCCTGGACGTGGGCGGGACCGGCATGAAATGCGCTTTGGTCCGCCCGGACGGGACGGTCCACCACACCGAGCGACACCCCACCCTGGCCGAGCGAGGGCCGGAAGCCGTGCTGGGCACGATCCTCGACGTCGCCGAGGGGCTGGCCACCCGCGCCCGCGCCGACGGTCTGGAGCCGGTCGCGGCCGGGGTCGCCGTCCCGGGCGTCGTCGACGAGGAGAACGGTCTGGCCGTCTGGTCGTCGAACGTCGGCTTCCGCGACGTGCCGGTCCGCGCCCGGCTCTCCGAGCGCCTCGGGCTGCCCGCCGTGCTCGGTCACGACGTGCGGGTGGGTGGCACCGCCGAGGCCCGCCTCGGCGCCGGCCGGGGCCATCGGCACGTGTTGTTCGTGGCCATCGGCACCGGCATCGCGGCCGCCCTGATCGTGGACGGCGTGGGCTACGGCGGCGGGCACGGCGCGGCCGGCGAGGTCGGCCACATCGTCGTCCGGCCGGGCGGGCCGCTGTGCCCCTGCGGGCAGCGGGGCTGTCTGGAGTCGCTGGCCTCGGCCCGGGCCATCGGGCTGCGCTACGCGGAGCTGGCCGGTGTCCCCGGCGCGACCGCGCTCGACGTCGTGACCCGGGCCGGCGCGGGCGACGCCCTGGCCCGCACGGTCTGGCGGGAGGCGATCGAGGCCCTGGCCGACGGCATGGTCATCGCGCAGGCTCTGTACGACGTCGGCGTGTTCGTCATCGGGGGTGGTCTGGCCGAGGCCCGGCACGAGCTGCTGCACCCCCTGGAACAGGCGTTCCGCGAGCGGATCACCTTCCACCGTCCGCCCGAGTTCGTGCGGGCCGGCCTGGGTGACGAGGCCGGCTGCATCGGCTCGGCCCTGCTCGCCCTCGACCACTTGGAGAAGACACAGTGA
- a CDS encoding SIS domain-containing protein, with protein sequence MTYVKAEIASQPECWRQAAKLADAPGLPQRGERVAVVGCGTSWFMAKAYAALREQKGHGETDAFQASEFPRRRRYDRVVAITRSGTTTEVLDVLNDLAGGTPTTVITADEAQPAARIADQPIVLDFADEESIVQTRFATSTLALLRAHLGEDIESVAADGEVAVRLPLPVHPALAEQITFLGRGWTVGLAEEAALKCREAAAFWAEAYPAMDYRHGPVAIAAPRRAVWAFGEVPTDLADEVEATGALFVHSRHHGGYAALGSWCGGRAPLDPMADLVVAQRVAVLLATSQGLDPDHPRNLTRSVVLQA encoded by the coding sequence ATGACGTACGTCAAGGCAGAGATCGCCAGCCAGCCGGAGTGCTGGCGGCAGGCCGCGAAGCTGGCCGACGCCCCCGGGCTCCCCCAGCGAGGCGAGCGGGTCGCCGTCGTCGGTTGCGGCACCTCGTGGTTCATGGCCAAGGCGTACGCGGCCCTGCGCGAGCAGAAGGGCCACGGCGAGACCGACGCGTTCCAGGCCTCCGAGTTCCCGCGCCGCCGCCGCTACGACCGGGTCGTCGCGATCACCCGCTCCGGCACCACCACCGAGGTCCTGGACGTGCTCAACGACCTGGCCGGCGGCACCCCGACCACGGTCATCACGGCCGACGAGGCGCAGCCCGCGGCCCGGATCGCCGACCAGCCGATCGTGCTCGACTTCGCCGACGAGGAGTCGATCGTCCAGACCCGCTTCGCCACCAGCACCCTCGCGCTGCTCCGGGCTCACCTGGGCGAGGACATCGAGTCGGTGGCGGCCGACGGCGAGGTCGCCGTGCGCCTGCCGCTGCCGGTGCACCCGGCCCTGGCCGAGCAGATCACCTTCCTGGGCCGGGGCTGGACCGTCGGTCTGGCCGAGGAGGCCGCGCTCAAGTGCCGGGAGGCCGCCGCGTTCTGGGCCGAGGCCTATCCGGCGATGGACTACCGGCACGGCCCGGTCGCGATCGCCGCCCCGCGCCGCGCGGTGTGGGCGTTCGGCGAGGTCCCGACCGACCTGGCCGACGAGGTGGAGGCGACCGGCGCCCTGTTCGTGCACAGCCGGCACCACGGCGGGTACGCCGCGCTGGGCAGCTGGTGCGGCGGCCGGGCCCCGCTCGACCCGATGGCCGACCTGGTCGTGGCGCAGCGCGTGGCCGTGCTGCTGGCCACCAGCCAGGGCCTCGACCCCGACCACCCACGCAACCTGACCCGCTCGGTCGTCCTTCAGGCATGA
- a CDS encoding DeoR/GlpR family DNA-binding transcription regulator — MDRYARWNALLELLAESGRVSVEDAAERLDVSQATIRRDFDQLAQQQMITRTRGGAVANGVSYDLPLRYKSAKHSAEKQRIGEAAAGLVTPGTVVGLNGGTTVTEVARALAVRPDLNAGGEGSQLTVVTNALNIANELLVRSRMKIVVAGGVVRPQSFEVVGPLGGALLKEVTLDVVLLGVDAVDVELGAASHHEGEAAMNSLMVARAKRVVVIADSSKLGGHAFARICPITKIETLVTDSGAPAGTVARFREAGVHVITA, encoded by the coding sequence GTGGACCGGTACGCGCGGTGGAATGCCCTGCTCGAGTTACTCGCCGAGAGCGGCCGGGTCAGCGTCGAGGACGCGGCCGAGCGCCTCGACGTCTCGCAGGCCACCATCCGCCGTGACTTCGACCAGCTGGCGCAGCAGCAGATGATCACCCGGACCCGCGGTGGCGCGGTCGCCAACGGCGTCTCGTACGACCTGCCGCTGCGCTACAAGAGCGCCAAGCACTCGGCCGAGAAGCAGCGCATCGGCGAGGCGGCGGCCGGGCTGGTCACGCCGGGCACCGTCGTCGGGCTCAACGGCGGCACCACGGTCACCGAGGTGGCGCGGGCGTTGGCCGTACGGCCGGATCTGAACGCGGGTGGCGAGGGCTCCCAGCTCACCGTGGTCACCAACGCCCTCAACATCGCGAACGAGCTGCTGGTGCGCTCGCGCATGAAGATCGTGGTGGCCGGCGGCGTGGTGCGGCCGCAGTCCTTCGAGGTGGTCGGCCCGCTCGGCGGCGCGCTGCTCAAGGAGGTGACGCTCGACGTCGTGCTGCTGGGCGTGGACGCGGTCGACGTGGAGCTGGGCGCGGCCTCCCACCACGAGGGCGAGGCCGCCATGAACAGCCTGATGGTGGCGCGGGCCAAGCGCGTCGTCGTGATCGCCGACTCGTCGAAGCTGGGCGGGCACGCGTTCGCCCGGATCTGCCCGATCACCAAGATCGAGACACTGGTGACCGACTCCGGGGCGCCCGCCGGCACCGTCGCCCGGTTCCGGGAGGCGGGGGTACACGTCATTACGGCTTGA
- a CDS encoding DUF3263 domain-containing protein — MQPAADPSEEQQHIPVPRGEDAPAAPEAEPRESALTDREQQILAFEARWWKHAGSKEQAVRDTFGLSSTRYYQLLNGLLDNPAALEHDPVLVGRLRRLRSTRARTRRR, encoded by the coding sequence ATGCAGCCGGCCGCGGACCCGTCCGAAGAGCAGCAGCACATCCCGGTGCCGCGGGGCGAGGACGCGCCCGCCGCGCCTGAGGCCGAGCCCCGCGAATCCGCCCTCACCGATCGTGAGCAGCAGATCCTCGCCTTCGAGGCCCGTTGGTGGAAGCACGCCGGCAGCAAGGAACAGGCCGTCCGCGACACGTTCGGCCTGTCCTCCACGCGCTACTACCAGCTGCTCAACGGCCTGCTCGACAACCCGGCCGCCCTCGAGCACGACCCCGTGCTGGTCGGCCGCCTGCGCCGCCTGCGCTCGACCCGGGCCCGCACCCGTCGTCGCTGA
- a CDS encoding ATP-binding cassette domain-containing protein — protein MTAVLEIAGLQKTYRSRKGVRRALDGFDMVVETGQVHGFLGPNGSGKTTTLRTLLGLIRPNGGRMAILGQPVPDNLALVAGQVGAIVESPQFFGNFTAQDTLSLLAEAGDVRKERVTAVLELVGLRDRAKDRVKTYSLGMKQRLAVASALLKEPKLLILDEPANGLDPGGIREMRSLMRNLAESGMTVVLSSHILGEIQLICDSVTIISAGRRVAAGSVADVLASHTSSGVKVRLEPGVDMRGAIELLRANGAQVTVEHDHFTVGNAGNPAQITRILAERAIYVSELTPVAADLESVFLQLTGTAPVEGQNRQVDQSAVPAPTGGWGQ, from the coding sequence GTGACCGCCGTATTGGAGATAGCCGGGCTGCAGAAGACCTATCGCAGCCGCAAAGGGGTGCGAAGAGCGCTCGACGGGTTCGACATGGTCGTCGAGACGGGTCAGGTGCACGGCTTCCTGGGCCCCAACGGCTCCGGCAAGACGACCACGCTGCGGACGCTGCTGGGCCTGATCCGGCCCAACGGCGGGCGCATGGCGATCCTCGGTCAGCCGGTGCCCGACAACCTGGCCCTGGTCGCCGGTCAGGTCGGTGCGATCGTGGAGAGCCCGCAGTTCTTCGGCAACTTCACCGCGCAGGACACACTCTCACTGCTGGCCGAGGCGGGCGACGTCCGTAAGGAGCGGGTCACCGCCGTGCTCGAGCTGGTCGGCCTGCGGGACCGCGCCAAGGATCGGGTGAAGACCTACTCGCTGGGCATGAAGCAGCGCCTGGCCGTGGCGTCGGCGCTGCTCAAGGAGCCCAAGCTGCTCATTCTGGACGAGCCGGCCAACGGTCTGGACCCGGGCGGCATCCGCGAGATGCGCTCGCTGATGCGCAACCTGGCCGAGTCCGGCATGACTGTCGTGCTGTCCAGCCACATCCTCGGCGAGATCCAGCTCATCTGCGACTCGGTCACGATCATCTCGGCCGGACGCCGGGTGGCCGCGGGCTCGGTGGCCGACGTGCTGGCCAGCCACACTTCCTCCGGGGTGAAGGTGCGGCTGGAGCCGGGCGTCGACATGCGCGGGGCGATCGAGCTGCTGCGGGCCAACGGCGCCCAGGTGACCGTCGAGCACGACCACTTCACGGTCGGCAACGCCGGCAACCCGGCCCAGATCACCCGGATCCTGGCCGAGCGGGCGATCTACGTGAGCGAGCTGACGCCGGTCGCGGCCGACCTCGAGAGCGTGTTCCTGCAGCTCACCGGCACCGCACCGGTCGAGGGGCAGAACCGCCAGGTGGATCAGAGCGCGGTGCCCGCGCCGACGGGAGGGTGGGGTCAGTGA
- a CDS encoding phosphatase PAP2 family protein, whose protein sequence is MPKKNWWLDVALLAAFVALTAALMNGHLLRLDERVADWSLSHQPWLPYWTARVLNYLGQGGQILMPVSLLLTGVLTWRTRSVRAVFPFVAGFVLTYLTIGPLKIWADRAAPRFDGPHPVIMHNPDAEGAYAMSYPSGHLGNSLVWYAVIAILVVALLRRPLSRRETYGLRVLPVAIVFGTTVYTGFHWLTDSVAGALLGVVLARLIERIPFDRIPLPALRGWERPAGLTPSDRLASHA, encoded by the coding sequence GTGCCCAAGAAGAACTGGTGGCTCGACGTCGCCCTGCTGGCGGCGTTCGTCGCGTTGACGGCCGCGCTCATGAACGGTCACCTGCTCCGGCTGGACGAGCGGGTGGCCGACTGGTCGCTGAGCCACCAGCCGTGGCTGCCGTACTGGACCGCCCGGGTGCTCAACTACCTCGGCCAGGGCGGTCAGATCCTGATGCCGGTGTCGCTGCTCCTGACCGGCGTGCTGACCTGGCGCACCCGCTCGGTCCGGGCGGTGTTCCCGTTCGTGGCCGGGTTCGTGCTGACCTACCTGACGATCGGCCCGCTCAAGATCTGGGCCGACCGGGCCGCGCCCCGCTTCGACGGCCCCCACCCGGTGATCATGCACAACCCGGACGCCGAGGGCGCGTACGCGATGAGCTACCCCTCGGGGCACCTCGGCAACTCGCTGGTCTGGTACGCGGTCATCGCGATCCTGGTGGTCGCGCTGCTGCGCCGGCCGTTGAGCCGCCGGGAGACGTACGGGCTGCGGGTCCTGCCGGTGGCGATCGTGTTCGGCACGACCGTTTACACCGGCTTCCACTGGCTGACCGACTCCGTCGCCGGCGCGCTGCTCGGCGTCGTGCTGGCCCGCCTGATCGAGCGCATCCCGTTCGACCGCATCCCGCTGCCCGCGCTGCGCGGCTGGGAACGACCGGCCGGGCTCACACCCAGCGACCGGCTCGCATCACACGCTTGA
- a CDS encoding trypsin-like serine peptidase, whose translation MPLTTGRRKAGIAIGACVAVVLAGAAGATAWHAAGDNGKPVGTWQDAPAAARTPVAADQRLGNGQSPPDATVDRQKAEKPAGGPTNSPSAAVKEPRTEATTTPAQPGTAERPIESGTANGRQRVGESLRVTKQLGSVAGKPEKETFRYPGASYVKLHFSRMALLPGDYVTVSNADGTESYRYEATQNPADSDRWAMSVTGDTAVLEVHRGPGNPLELGRLPGDPGVVVDRVAKGFTRTEQDRQPEKQLIAPGRTGREESVCGSDTSADAACYRSSDPVAYTKSKAIARLLINGTELCTGWRVGPKNRMLTNNHCFTTSSEAYDTEVWFNYQCATCGGYDVYQPTKVWGSQVVATDRTYDFTLFSVDKFAAIQKYGYLTLDTKRPAKNQELYVPQHPAGEPTRIAGSLGEKAGNCSVVNPGYDGYATGSDVAYYCDTEGGSSGSPVLSRATNKVVALHHFGGCPNSGVRADLLAAKLAKNL comes from the coding sequence GTGCCGTTGACGACCGGGCGACGTAAGGCAGGCATAGCGATCGGGGCGTGCGTCGCCGTGGTGCTGGCGGGCGCGGCGGGAGCGACCGCCTGGCATGCGGCCGGCGACAACGGCAAACCCGTGGGCACCTGGCAGGACGCTCCGGCTGCGGCCCGTACGCCGGTGGCGGCGGACCAGCGCCTCGGAAACGGACAAAGCCCTCCTGATGCCACCGTGGATCGGCAAAAAGCTGAGAAGCCGGCCGGCGGTCCGACGAACTCGCCCAGCGCCGCCGTCAAGGAACCGCGCACCGAGGCGACCACCACGCCCGCGCAGCCCGGCACCGCGGAACGGCCGATCGAGTCCGGCACCGCCAACGGCCGCCAACGAGTGGGTGAGTCGCTGCGCGTGACGAAGCAGCTCGGCTCCGTCGCCGGCAAACCCGAGAAGGAGACGTTCCGCTACCCGGGAGCGTCCTATGTGAAGCTGCACTTCTCGCGAATGGCGCTGCTGCCCGGCGACTACGTGACCGTCTCCAACGCCGACGGCACCGAGAGCTACCGGTACGAGGCCACGCAGAACCCGGCCGACAGCGACCGCTGGGCCATGTCGGTCACCGGCGACACGGCAGTGCTCGAGGTGCACCGTGGCCCCGGCAACCCGCTCGAGCTGGGCCGCCTGCCCGGCGACCCCGGCGTCGTGGTCGACCGGGTGGCCAAGGGCTTCACCCGTACGGAACAGGACCGTCAGCCCGAGAAGCAGCTCATCGCCCCCGGCCGTACGGGCCGGGAGGAATCGGTCTGCGGCAGTGACACGTCGGCCGACGCCGCCTGCTACCGCTCCTCCGACCCGGTCGCCTACACGAAGTCCAAGGCGATCGCCCGGTTGCTGATCAACGGGACCGAGTTGTGCACCGGCTGGCGGGTCGGCCCGAAGAACCGCATGCTCACCAACAACCACTGCTTCACCACGTCGTCCGAGGCGTACGACACCGAGGTCTGGTTCAACTACCAGTGCGCGACCTGCGGCGGCTACGACGTCTACCAGCCGACCAAGGTGTGGGGCTCCCAGGTGGTCGCGACCGACCGCACGTACGACTTCACCCTGTTCTCGGTCGACAAGTTCGCCGCGATCCAGAAGTACGGCTACCTCACGCTGGACACCAAGCGACCGGCCAAGAACCAGGAGCTGTACGTGCCGCAGCACCCGGCGGGCGAACCCACGCGGATCGCCGGATCGCTGGGCGAGAAGGCCGGGAACTGCTCGGTGGTCAACCCGGGCTACGACGGGTACGCCACCGGGTCGGACGTGGCGTACTACTGCGACACCGAGGGCGGCTCGTCCGGCTCGCCGGTGCTGTCCCGCGCGACCAACAAGGTGGTGGCGCTGCACCACTTCGGCGGTTGCCCCAATTCCGGCGTACGGGCCGACCTGCTCGCCGCCAAGCTGGCCAAGAACCTCTAG
- the nagA gene encoding N-acetylglucosamine-6-phosphate deacetylase: MTTRIGGKIVRPGAVVEGYVEVDGPAILSVEAASGAGSSDDVIVPGFVDLHCHGGGGHTFTTGDAESARAAAEFHLGHGTTTLLASLVSSPFELMREATGAYRPLVEAGLIAGVHYEGPYLSGVRCGAQNPEFLRDPSIKELTALIDLGGVRLVTIAPELPGALEAIAFLVERGVAAAVGHTDATYEQTLAGVAAGATVGTHLFNGMRPPHHREPGPVVGLLSSPVVCELIADNIHLHPGMLAFAAGTAGPDKAALITDAIDATGMADGTYDLGGQSVVVADRVARLARDGSIAGSTLTMDEALRNTVAAGIALPDAVAMASTTPARVLGRGDEIGALEAGLRADLVVLSSDLRVKRVMRAGRWV; the protein is encoded by the coding sequence GTGACGACCCGCATCGGCGGCAAGATCGTCCGGCCCGGCGCCGTCGTCGAGGGTTACGTCGAGGTGGACGGCCCGGCGATCCTGTCGGTCGAGGCTGCCTCGGGCGCCGGCTCCTCCGACGACGTGATCGTGCCCGGCTTCGTCGACCTGCACTGCCACGGCGGCGGCGGGCACACGTTCACCACCGGCGACGCCGAGTCGGCCCGCGCGGCGGCCGAGTTCCACCTGGGCCACGGCACCACCACCCTGCTGGCCAGCCTGGTCAGCTCGCCGTTCGAGCTGATGCGCGAGGCCACCGGGGCCTACCGCCCGCTGGTCGAGGCCGGGCTGATCGCGGGCGTGCACTACGAGGGCCCCTACCTCTCCGGCGTGCGCTGCGGCGCGCAGAACCCGGAGTTCCTGCGCGACCCGTCGATCAAGGAACTGACCGCGCTGATCGACCTGGGCGGCGTGCGCCTGGTCACGATCGCGCCCGAGCTGCCGGGGGCCCTGGAGGCCATCGCTTTCCTGGTCGAGCGGGGAGTCGCCGCCGCGGTCGGGCACACCGACGCCACCTACGAGCAGACCTTGGCCGGGGTGGCCGCGGGCGCGACCGTCGGCACCCACCTGTTCAACGGCATGCGCCCGCCGCACCACCGCGAGCCGGGCCCGGTCGTCGGGTTGCTGTCGTCCCCGGTGGTCTGCGAACTGATCGCGGACAACATCCACCTGCACCCGGGCATGCTGGCCTTCGCCGCGGGCACGGCCGGGCCGGACAAGGCCGCGCTGATCACCGACGCGATCGACGCCACGGGCATGGCCGACGGCACATACGACCTGGGTGGTCAATCAGTGGTGGTGGCCGACCGGGTGGCCCGGCTGGCTCGCGACGGCTCGATCGCCGGCAGCACGCTGACCATGGACGAAGCCCTGCGCAACACGGTCGCGGCTGGGATCGCGCTGCCCGACGCGGTGGCGATGGCCTCGACCACCCCGGCCCGGGTGCTCGGCCGGGGCGACGAGATCGGCGCGCTCGAGGCGGGCCTGCGGGCCGATCTGGTCGTGCTGTCGAGCGACCTGCGGGTCAAGCGTGTGATGCGAGCCGGTCGCTGGGTGTGA
- a CDS encoding ABC transporter permease subunit, whose translation MSLYTAETKRLTKRRFTRLFLLGTTLILLAIAAGMFFTNEKAGPSQIASAQAQAQQDYQRATEQFQRDKQACEAAQGTPQASNYPQGCEGLYEPTQEEFQAQWYMPPTFDFRENFPDMVTTLAALIALVAFIVGASFVGAEWSSGGMMNLLLWRPQRLKVLGTKLAALLVLFTVLTIVYSAIWTGLFVGIAEARGSTDSMTSGAWQSIALMELRGLALVLVAAAVGFGLASLGRHTAMALGVTIGAVIVFQFGLGTVLSLAKVKFAEAYLIPVWMIAWMDKEIKIEDYNSCDFSSSGGCQPDSLTLTWPMAGGLLAGIFVLIVGASMWAMRSRDIT comes from the coding sequence GTGAGCCTCTACACCGCCGAGACCAAGCGGCTGACCAAGCGCCGCTTCACCCGCCTGTTCCTGCTGGGCACGACGCTGATCCTGCTCGCGATCGCGGCCGGCATGTTCTTCACCAACGAGAAGGCCGGCCCCTCGCAGATCGCCTCGGCCCAGGCCCAGGCCCAGCAGGACTACCAGCGGGCGACCGAGCAGTTCCAGCGGGACAAGCAGGCCTGCGAGGCGGCCCAGGGCACCCCGCAGGCGAGCAACTACCCGCAGGGTTGTGAGGGCCTGTACGAGCCGACGCAGGAGGAGTTCCAGGCGCAGTGGTACATGCCGCCGACCTTCGACTTCCGCGAGAACTTCCCCGACATGGTGACGACCCTGGCCGCGCTGATCGCGCTGGTCGCCTTCATTGTCGGCGCGTCCTTCGTGGGCGCCGAGTGGAGCAGCGGCGGCATGATGAACCTGCTGCTCTGGCGGCCGCAGCGGCTCAAGGTGCTGGGTACCAAGCTGGCCGCGCTGCTCGTCCTGTTCACGGTGCTGACGATCGTCTACTCGGCGATCTGGACCGGTCTGTTCGTCGGGATCGCCGAGGCGCGCGGCTCGACCGACAGCATGACCTCGGGCGCCTGGCAGTCGATCGCGCTGATGGAACTGCGCGGCCTGGCCCTCGTGCTCGTGGCCGCCGCGGTCGGGTTCGGGCTGGCCTCGCTGGGCCGGCACACCGCGATGGCGCTGGGCGTGACGATCGGCGCGGTGATCGTCTTCCAGTTCGGACTGGGCACCGTGCTGTCGCTGGCCAAGGTCAAGTTCGCCGAGGCGTACCTGATCCCGGTCTGGATGATCGCCTGGATGGACAAGGAGATCAAAATCGAGGACTACAACTCCTGCGACTTCTCGTCCTCGGGCGGCTGCCAGCCGGACTCGCTGACGCTGACCTGGCCGATGGCGGGCGGCCTGCTGGCCGGGATCTTCGTCCTCATTGTGGGCGCCTCGATGTGGGCAATGCGTAGTCGGGACATTACGTGA
- a CDS encoding AAA family ATPase, translating to MTDELTLTATLRPTGLDDRRGIVRLHPDVMTALSINAGDPVRLSATRTTAALAAKAQPGASREFLYADDLTLGNLGLRDGGRVTVCVEPAVAARHVTLAGAADVVALVSPEMLRLALLGKVVTEGDNVSLRPQELMPVGGPDVGQSLRNRLGYQWNTALLTVIETDGVLVTMDTVVGWQDGPASSPVPGPSARPQEPAATDPEVPPPSLDDLPGMRAQAKELEELLDLGFNHKEVLERLGTEVSLGVLITGPAGSGKSALVRAVAAQVGARVVPVWAPEIAALTNQSAAARLRELAREARSGGATVLLFSDADALAPREDPGPISVIFHQVVEETVRAGIAVIATTSRPESVDTSLRAPHLLATQLAVPLPDAAMRREQLGVLTRSLQLAEDVRLDEIAGRTPGFVAADLGALAREAGVRAALRQKNDDVEKPTVAMADFEAALDVVRPTSMAESTLEVAAVTLDEVGDMVEVKQVLTESVLWPLNYPDTFARLGVSPPRGVLLYGPPGCGKTFLVKAIAGTGKANVLSVKGAELLSKWVGDSERAVRELFRRAREAAPTLVFLDEVDALAPTRGQGTDGGTTDRVVASLLTELDGVEDLRNVVVIGATNRPDLIDPALLRPGRLERLVYVPPPDAEARAAILKASSKSVPLDESVDLVGLGAELEGFSAADCAALIRESALAAMRDSLEATTVTAANVATARKNVRASLDPDQVAWLAAYAEKHHHA from the coding sequence GTGACTGACGAACTGACGCTGACCGCGACGCTACGGCCGACCGGGCTCGACGACCGCCGCGGCATCGTGCGGCTGCACCCCGACGTCATGACCGCGCTGTCGATCAACGCGGGCGATCCCGTACGGCTGAGCGCCACCCGCACCACGGCGGCGCTCGCGGCCAAGGCCCAGCCCGGGGCGAGCCGCGAGTTCCTCTACGCCGACGACCTGACCCTGGGCAACCTGGGGCTGCGCGACGGCGGCCGGGTCACCGTGTGCGTCGAGCCGGCGGTGGCGGCTCGGCACGTCACGCTGGCCGGCGCGGCCGACGTGGTGGCCCTGGTCTCGCCCGAGATGCTGCGGCTGGCCCTGCTGGGCAAGGTGGTCACCGAGGGCGACAACGTCTCGCTGCGCCCGCAGGAACTGATGCCGGTCGGCGGCCCCGACGTCGGCCAGAGCCTGCGCAACCGGCTCGGCTATCAGTGGAACACCGCGCTGCTGACCGTGATCGAGACCGACGGCGTGCTGGTCACCATGGACACCGTGGTGGGCTGGCAGGACGGTCCGGCCTCGTCGCCGGTGCCCGGCCCGTCCGCGCGGCCGCAGGAGCCCGCGGCCACCGACCCCGAGGTGCCGCCGCCCAGCCTGGACGACCTGCCCGGCATGCGGGCCCAGGCCAAGGAGCTGGAGGAGCTGCTCGACCTCGGCTTCAACCACAAAGAGGTGCTGGAACGGCTGGGCACCGAGGTCTCGCTGGGCGTGCTGATCACCGGGCCGGCCGGCTCCGGCAAGTCGGCCCTGGTGCGGGCGGTCGCCGCGCAGGTCGGGGCGCGGGTGGTGCCGGTCTGGGCGCCCGAGATCGCCGCGCTGACCAACCAGTCGGCCGCGGCCCGGCTGCGCGAGCTGGCCCGCGAGGCCCGCTCGGGCGGGGCGACGGTGCTGCTCTTCTCGGACGCCGACGCGCTGGCCCCGCGCGAGGACCCCGGCCCGATCAGCGTGATCTTCCACCAGGTGGTCGAGGAGACCGTGCGGGCCGGGATCGCGGTGATCGCCACGACGAGCCGGCCCGAGTCGGTCGACACGTCGCTGCGCGCGCCGCACCTGCTGGCCACCCAGCTCGCCGTGCCGCTGCCCGACGCGGCCATGCGCCGCGAGCAGCTGGGCGTGCTGACCCGCAGCCTGCAGCTGGCCGAGGACGTACGGCTGGACGAGATCGCCGGGCGGACCCCCGGTTTTGTCGCGGCCGACCTGGGCGCCCTGGCCCGCGAGGCCGGTGTGCGAGCCGCGCTGCGGCAGAAGAACGACGACGTCGAGAAGCCGACCGTGGCCATGGCCGACTTCGAGGCCGCGCTCGACGTGGTCCGCCCGACGTCGATGGCCGAGTCCACGCTCGAGGTGGCCGCGGTGACCCTCGACGAGGTCGGCGACATGGTCGAGGTCAAACAGGTGCTGACCGAGTCGGTGCTGTGGCCGCTGAACTACCCCGACACGTTCGCCCGGCTCGGTGTCTCGCCCCCGCGCGGCGTGCTGCTCTACGGCCCGCCCGGCTGCGGCAAGACGTTCCTGGTCAAGGCGATCGCGGGCACCGGCAAGGCCAACGTGCTCTCGGTCAAGGGGGCCGAGCTGCTCAGCAAGTGGGTGGGTGACAGCGAACGGGCCGTCCGCGAGTTGTTCCGCCGGGCCCGCGAGGCCGCGCCCACGCTGGTCTTCCTGGACGAGGTGGACGCGCTGGCACCGACCCGCGGGCAGGGCACCGACGGCGGCACGACCGACCGGGTGGTGGCCTCGCTGCTGACCGAGCTGGACGGCGTGGAGGATCTGCGCAACGTCGTGGTGATCGGCGCGACCAACCGGCCCGACCTGATCGACCCGGCCCTGCTGCGGCCGGGCCGGCTGGAGCGGCTGGTCTACGTGCCGCCGCCGGACGCCGAGGCGCGGGCCGCGATCCTCAAGGCGTCGTCGAAGTCGGTGCCGCTGGACGAGTCGGTCGACCTGGTCGGGCTGGGCGCCGAGCTGGAAGGTTTCTCGGCGGCGGACTGCGCGGCCCTGATCCGCGAGTCGGCGCTGGCCGCGATGCGCGACTCGCTGGAGGCGACGACAGTCACCGCGGCCAACGTCGCGACCGCGCGCAAGAACGTCCGGGCGTCACTCGATCCCGACCAGGTGGCATGGCTTGCGGCCTACGCCGAGAAGCACCACCACGCCTGA